The DNA window GACGGGCCGGGCGCAGCCGAGTCGCGAGATGGTGCTGCGACTGGCTGAGCACCTGGAAGTGCCGCTGCGCGAGCGCAATGCGCTCCTGATGGCGGCTGGGTATGCGCCGGTCTATCCCGCGACGCCGCTCGATGAGCCGGAGATGGATGCCGCTCGGCAGGCGATAGACCTGCTGCTGGCTGGCCACGAGCCGTATCCGGCGCTGGCGATTGACCGGCACTGGAACCTCGTCGCGGCGAATCGGGCGGTTGGCATCTTCCTGGCGGAGAGCCCGCAGGTGCTGCTCACCCCGCCGCTCAACGTCCTGCGGCTGAGCATGCACCCCGACGGGCTGGCCGGGCGCATCAGCAACGCGAGCCAGTGGCGCGAGCATGTGCTGCATCGATTGCGGCAGCAGGTCGCGGCGACGGGCGATCCGGTGCTGGAAGCGTTGCTGGCGGAGTTGCGTGCCTTTCCGGTGTCCGAAGCTGCGTCGGAGCGGCACGAGCCGGTCATCCACAGCTCGGTGGCGTTCCCTCTGCGGATGCGGTCCTCGCTGGGCGAGTTGGCGTTCTATACGACGACGACGATATTTGGCACCGCGACCGACATCACCCTCGCCGAGCTGGCGATCGAGACGTTCGTTCCGGCGAATGCGGAGACGGCGGCGCTGTTGCAGCGCGCTGCGGAAGTGGGCTAGTCCGACTCTGCCCGCATCGCCTCCCACTCGTCGCGCAGGATGCCCATGTAGACGGCGTCATCGTACTGGCCGTCGCTCCAGACGTGCTGGCGCAGACGGCCCTCTTCAACGAAGCCGCAGGCGCGATACGCGCGGATGCCGCGCTCGTTGGCTGCGTGGCACCAGAGCCAGACGCGCTGCACGTTGCGATGGCGGAACGCGTAGTCGAGCAGCAGCCCGATCGCTTCCCGTCCGTAGCCCTGCCCCCAGTAGTGCGGATCGCCGATGGAGATGCCCAGCTCGGTCGTGCGTGCGATCGTGTTGTCGTTGGAGAGTTGGCACAGGCCAATGACATGGCCTTCCGCCTGGATAGCGAAGACGGTGCCGTCGCGACCACCCTCCGCCCAGCGGCGCTCGAACTCGGCCTCGACGCGCGCGAACGCTTGAGGCATCGGCGGATCGCCACCGCCGGCAAGCTCGACTGCCAGATCGTTGTTGAACTCCCAGAACCGTCGCAGATCATCGCGCTCGATCGCGCGGAGTATCACCCGGGGACCCGAGAGCATCGTTGCGCCTTTCGTTGATCGACAGTCACCAGCAGGGCAATGGTCGTGACGATATTCAGGACTATCATCCGCATTTCTGCAGCGCATTACGAATATCGTGCGATATCGGAGTATTATTGCTGAACAAGCGCGGTGCACTCCCGCGCTGGATGATGAGAAGAAAGGTGCGTATTCGATGGCATCACTCTCCGAAATGCTTATGCAGCAAGTAGCCGGTGCCGCGCAACAGTCCGGGCAGGCGTTGCCTGTCGACGCCGATCAGGGCGCGGCGCAGAACGGTCTTTCGGCGGCGATTCCGCTGCTGATGGCGGCTCTCTCGCGAAATGCTTCGTCCCCGGAAGGGGCCGATTCGCTGTTCAATGCCATTGAGAAGGATCACGATGGCAGCGTGATCGACAACCTTCCCAGCTACCTGAGCAACCCGAATCTCGATGACGGGGCCGGCATTCTGAAGCACGCGCTCGGCGACAACCAGTCGTCGGTCGAGCAGAGCATGGCCAAGACGACCGGGCTGGACATGGCGACGATCGCGAAGCTGCTGCAGTTCGCTGCACCGCTGGTCCTCGGCATGCTCGCCAAGCAGAAGCAGCAGAAGAACCTCACCTCCAGCAGTGGTCTTTCGGACATGCTGAAGTCCGAGCAGGATGCAGCCGCGTCCGCCAATCCTGACATGATGGACATGGTTGGCAAGTACCTGGATGCCAACAACGATGGCAGCTTCATGGACGATCTGCAGGGGCTGGCCGGCAAGCTGTTCGGCAAGCGCGAGGCGTAGATCGAACGCGTCACCGCGAGGGACTGGCTGGTCCGGCTCGCGGTGACGCACCGTCCACAGGAGAGCCCTGTATGGCAGCCTACGTTCTGGTCAACGTTCATGTTGACGACCCCGATGGGTATAAGGAATACACGGCCCAGACCCCCGGCACAGTCGAACGCTACGGCGGGAAGTTCATCGTGCGGGGCGGCGCGTACGAGACGGTTGAGGGCGACTGGAGCCCGCAGCGCATCGTCGTGCTGGAATTCCCGTCGATGGAGCAGGCGCGCGCCTGGTACAGCTCGCCCGAATATCAGGCCATCCTGCCGATTCGCCAGCGCAACTCAACCTGCCAGTTCCTGACTTTTGTCGAAGGCACATGACCCAACCGCTCACTGAGCCACCGGTCTGAACACCTCGATCATCCCGCGCTGCGGGTCGGCGACGTAGACGCGTCC is part of the Thermomicrobiales bacterium genome and encodes:
- a CDS encoding GNAT family N-acetyltransferase, whose protein sequence is MLSGPRVILRAIERDDLRRFWEFNNDLAVELAGGGDPPMPQAFARVEAEFERRWAEGGRDGTVFAIQAEGHVIGLCQLSNDNTIARTTELGISIGDPHYWGQGYGREAIGLLLDYAFRHRNVQRVWLWCHAANERGIRAYRACGFVEEGRLRQHVWSDGQYDDAVYMGILRDEWEAMRAESD
- a CDS encoding DUF937 domain-containing protein codes for the protein MASLSEMLMQQVAGAAQQSGQALPVDADQGAAQNGLSAAIPLLMAALSRNASSPEGADSLFNAIEKDHDGSVIDNLPSYLSNPNLDDGAGILKHALGDNQSSVEQSMAKTTGLDMATIAKLLQFAAPLVLGMLAKQKQQKNLTSSSGLSDMLKSEQDAAASANPDMMDMVGKYLDANNDGSFMDDLQGLAGKLFGKREA
- a CDS encoding DUF1330 domain-containing protein, with the protein product MAAYVLVNVHVDDPDGYKEYTAQTPGTVERYGGKFIVRGGAYETVEGDWSPQRIVVLEFPSMEQARAWYSSPEYQAILPIRQRNSTCQFLTFVEGT